The window tctgaagggacaggaacaggctttactctgaagggacaggaacaggctttactctgaagggacaggaacaggctttactctgaagggacaggaacaggctttactctgaagggacaggaacaggctttactctgaagggacaggaacaggctttACTCTGAAGGGACCGGAAGAGTCATGTGTTTATGTTAGACATTAGCTGTTAGTGGGACGCAGGGTTGAAGGTCAcatgttctgtttgttgtaATGTATTTTGAGTGTAAGCTAAGAGCTAAGCCAGGGGTGGGGAACCTTTTTGACATCAAGGGCCATATCAAATTTTGGAACTTGTTtcggggttagggttaggcctATAAAAATAGCTCATATGTCATACAATATAGTGTAATGTCTGTCAAATCATTTATATGTTTGTAACCCGCTGCCTCTGGCGCGTCCGCTGCCAGACCCTCTTCACCTCCCCtggactctgcgttgtgtttattaattgttgtttatttgtcgaGGAGCGAGCGGAGGGAAGGAGACACCGGACACAGGAGTTCGGATTGTGGCTgagacctttttttattctttgttccaCCAGACTTCATGGACACCTTCcagaacacaggcagatacactCAAAAAAAACATGGCGTCCCTCCCGGAGCAAACCTCAGAAACTTGCGTCAACAGCGCCACAGTGCCACCCTGTGGCGCAAACAGGTCACTACCTTACATCCGCCCCTTCTTTAATTGATGGCGTCCCAGCCAtcagatgaaaccaaacatgtaaatataaacagaacaaagacCACCCACTTAACGTGTGGCGCTCAAACAATGAAAAATTCATTAGAGGTAATACATGTGTGGTGAATAAATGATTGGGTTGTGTCATGACTGCGTATGTAACTACCACTCAGATACTCAGTACTACAACTGCTGTGTTACACGTGGCCTGCTGCTCGTCTTGCTTTAACCCTCTGCCACAACTTCCATCCTCTTCTGATCTTCTCCTGGTCACCCTCTGACTTTATGACTTGGGCCTCACAGCTTAGTTTCTGTGGGAGACGTCGATTCCTTGGTGGGTTTCTCCTAGGGAAACTGGGACCCTGAGGGGTGTTGTCACCAACTACAGCTCCACTTGTCTCCCCTCCACTCATTTGTCCTGCATCCATGTCCATGTTCTCTGTGCTTGTGTGCTCATCCTGTCTGTTTGTTCTCCCAGCTCGTGTTCTCCCCACATTTTCCTCTGCATCCTCCGTCATCCAGTCCTCAGCTGTATCCGACTCAGTGCCGGCCTCTCTCACATCCAAAGCCTCCTCTCCCACTGCTCCTCCGCCCTGCTCAACTGGGAGAAACATACATTGTGTCAGGAGGTTCTGGTGAATcactctttctgtccctccatTCTCTGGTTGCACCACATACACAGGGATGCCAGGTTGCTTTTTCACCACAATGTATGGACGAGACTCCCACCTGTCTCCCAGTTTCTGCCGCCCCTCCACATGACATACTTTGACCAAAACTCTATCCCCTGGACTGAAGACTTGACTCTTTGCTTTTCTGTCATAGtacttcttctgctgctccttaGCCTGCCGCGACATCTGGTTGGCCTGAGCGTAAGCCTGTGACAGACAGTCGTGGAGAGTTTGGACATAATCACTGTACCCACCTGGCTCATTCTTGGTGGGGAGCCCAAAAATCAGGTCAACTGGGAGTCTGGGATGTCTACCGAACATCAGGTAATGTGGTGTAAACCCAGTCGAGTCATGCCGTGTGCAGTTGTATGCATGTGTCATAGCATCCAAATGCTCATGCCAGCGGGGCTTCAAGTGAGGCTCTAACGTCCCCAGCATGTTTAACAGGGTCCTATTGAACCTTTCCGTGGTCCCGTTACCCTGGGGGTGGtatggtgtggtgtgtgtcttAGTGATGCCAGTACACTTGCACAGCTCTTTCACAACAGCACTTTCAAAATTGCGCCCTTGGTCTGCATGCAATTTTGCTGGGAAGCCAAACCTGCAGAAATAGTTTCTCCATAGCACCTTAGCAACTGTGCGTGCTTTTTGATCTTTGGTGGGGTAGGCTTGTGCATAGCGGGAGAAGTGGTCTGTCACAATTAGCACATTTTCAATACCACCTTTGGATTTCTCCAGGGTCAAAAAGTCCACACAAACAAGCTCCATCGGTGTGCTACTGTGGATGCTGACCAGGGGAGCTCTGAGATTTGCAGTAGGAGTCTTTCTGAGACAGCATCTCTCACACTGTTCACACCACGCCTTGATTTCCTGGAACATTCTTGGCCAGTAAAATCTTTCTCTTATCATCTGCAATGTCCTCTCAAATCCCAAGTGCCCTGAGTCATCATGAAGAGCAGTCTTGACTGCTGTGCGGAGATTCTCTGGGAGCAGAAGCTGCTCCACTGCCCCTCTCTGACAGTCTTGAATGCAGCGGTACATGATTCCATCCTTTACCGTTAGCCTCCTCCACTCCTTTAAGAGAAGGCACACTTGCTCACCCCCTCCGACCCTCTCGCTGCGGCATGGTTTTTGGTTCCGGCTCCTGAAGTGCAAGACTGGGCCAATCACAGGGTCTCCCTTCTGCGCTGTGCGGATCTCCTGCCTTGTCATGGCAGGGAGTGACTCTGTCCCCACGTCCCCATAGGGCTCACTTGCTTCTGGGAGTTGGCTGGGTACAGGCTCTGTGGAGGCAGCAGCACCCTCACCTGGAGGGCTTTCTGGTTCTGGCATGGTTTGTGTCTCCCACTGCTCGCTGGTCACCCGCTGGGGGCAAGTTTGTAGGACCTGGGTTACTTCCTGAGTGGACAAACGAGAGAGAGCATCGGCATTTGAGTTACTCTGCCCCCGTCTGTATTGGATGTCGAAGTCGAATGCAGACAGCCGCGACACCCACCGCTGGCCCGTAGCATCCAGCTTCGCTGAGGTCATCACATACTTAAGGGGGTTGTTGTCTGTCTGAACAGAGAACTTGCGTCCGTAGAGATGGTCATAGAACTTATCTGTCACCGCCCACTTTAGAGCGAGGAACTCGAGTTTGTGTGCAGGATACCTCGTCTCTGCCGGGCTCAAACCTCTGCTGGCGTAGGCTATGACCCTCTCAGCTCCATCCTGCACCTGTGCCAAAACAGCGCCAAGCCCACCCCCAGAGGCGTCAGTCTGAAGGAGAAACGGCAGGCTGTAGTCTGGGTAGCCCAGTACGGGAGCAGTCATCAGCTTTCTTTTTAGGGACTGAAATGCCTCCTCACACTCATTAGTCCACAGGAAGGGTGGGTCAGGATCCACACTTCTCTTTccacctctctttttcttcctgggGTCACCAGAGGTGAGACGGTACAAGGGAGCAGCTAAGGCGGAGTAGCCCTGCACATACCGTCTGTAGTATCCAGCAAATCCCAAAAACTGCAACACTTCTCTCCGGTTGGTAGGCCGCGCCCACTCCTTGACCCTGCTGATCTTCTCCGGGTCTGTCCTGACGCCCTCTGCAGACACCAAGTGACCCAAATACTGCACCTCTTCCCTCACCAGCCAGCACTTGGAGGGCTTTAACTTCAAGCCATGCTCTCGAAGCCGATCAAACACCAGCTGCAATCTCTCCAGATGCTCATCAAAGGTTTTGGAGAATATAATGAGGTCATCGAGATAAATCAGGAGATGAGTGAAGTTGAGATCACCAAAGCAGCAGGTCATGAGTCTCTGGAAGGTGGACGGAGCGTTCTGTAGCCCAAACGGCATTCTGTTAGCCTCAAACAGCCCCATGGGAGTACTGAACGCCGTCTTGTGCCTGTCCTGCTCCGCTACTTCCACCTGCCAATAACCAGATGTGAGGTCGAGAGTGGAGAAGTACTTTGCTTGACCCAGAGCCTCCAGGGCCTCCTCTATCCGTGGCAGAGGGAAAGCGTCTCTTGTGCCGCAGGAGTTGAGCTTCCTATAATCGATGCACAGCCTCAGTGACCCATCTTTCTTAGTTACGATCACTACGGGTGATGCATATGGGCTCTTACTAGGCCGGATGACTCCTGCATCCACCATCTCACTCAACAATCGTCTGACATCCTGCCACTGGGAGGGGGGGATCTTGCGATATGGAAGCCGAAAGGGCTTAGAGTCAACCAGAGGGATTTCATGCTGCACAGTCTTTGTGTGGCCATAGTCTGTGGGATTCTGTGAGAACACACCTGCATTCTTCTCCACCAGCTCCCTAAGGAGGGAGCGCTGGTGTTCGTTCTCCACCGCCGCTTCACTAAGATCCACCGCACAGCCCG of the Eleginops maclovinus isolate JMC-PN-2008 ecotype Puerto Natales chromosome 4, JC_Emac_rtc_rv5, whole genome shotgun sequence genome contains:
- the LOC134863199 gene encoding uncharacterized protein LOC134863199 gives rise to the protein MWSDYADSPLRLEATSAVASDIKSSHGPATSPHHGTQIHPLSDGAMADPGMVSPQHHVRDPHTHGHPPRPEVSTQLTPLPPVLSPYWINPAKAPTWRGFEPTMQAPLPRFDVTPAAGLRHQTNRSDYNLPSVMSSVDAPVPQPAVQTVTGPANPPLADPYGSQASLPLHSPPHPTQPEMQMVPQPSVKHPAAVQHLTQPFKPGSQGYTGYAHSTPAPQVHTAPGPVHYPQDPVSPIPAPATGAWDPNTTMPSPLNMVNAASSHTAPLQAPASVQLQTPTVNPHAIMYPGAFSHAMPQPQPTNPLMHSYPSGPPPRTPAITTANPGVSQMTYGGFMQTHQVKNVQVFTGNADSKILVDDWTRDMQYLLEAIELPTHLRFSTVVRHLSGEARKLVLNLPPHEQTPEKTFEELRAEYGDTQGSLDPLADFYECSQRPGESACSYAIVLESTLRAVEENQRGGRPFPDRDSKLTRQFLRGLNDEEVYARIVPMKPRLFSFRELQVELRNLARETKKFQSQHKSKKTYAQVHVASESSALVKTERTKHASELSELTEMVRKLTLSQQEHMAKLSHLEARITAPVPIPPPRPQPPPVNPIPSASVTCYRCGKQGHIARVCREVFPNPNPAWAQQPQPVSPAEVNTPGSSRPLKRLEPMVAGETMGGQQGPLLQKEETSDGVKGPPLVGPRNEGEVEVNGIKCRALIDSGSQVTTVTDTYWRNHPILREQKLQSSKVPIEGAGGQKVLHRGVLCIELKVMGKEYKTVPAFVVPDSEYRSTVPLLVGTNVTRAVKSHLQATYGQQFLHQVKESHPEWYTALLEVGDTKQSEGDDTVGPVVYTGRKICIPGGKEMDLMCKIKAGPQRKTYTALIEGHPSLQLPQDLLVAKVLADVKRGCAPVRVMNLSQRAIIIKPHTQLANAFLVDNVVEFPDKKQGDGESEGDNGACLSFDQVVAGCAVDLSEAAVENEHQRSLLRELVEKNAGVFSQNPTDYGHTKTVQHEIPLVDSKPFRLPYRKIPPSQWQDVRRLLSEMVDAGVIRPSKSPYASPVVIVTKKDGSLRLCIDYRKLNSCGTRDAFPLPRIEEALEALGQAKYFSTLDLTSGYWQVEVAEQDRHKTAFSTPMGLFEANRMPFGLQNAPSTFQRLMTCCFGDLNFTHLLIYLDDLIIFSKTFDEHLERLQLVFDRLREHGLKLKPSKCWLVREEVQYLGHLVSAEGVRTDPEKISRVKEWARPTNRREVLQFLGFAGYYRRYVQGYSALAAPLYRLTSGDPRKKKRGGKRSVDPDPPFLWTNECEEAFQSLKRKLMTAPVLGYPDYSLPFLLQTDASGGGLGAVLAQVQDGAERVIAYASRGLSPAETRYPAHKLEFLALKWAVTDKFYDHLYGRKFSVQTDNNPLKYVMTSAKLDATGQRWVSRLSAFDFDIQYRRGQSNSNADALSRLSTQEVTQVLQTCPQRVTSEQWETQTMPEPESPPGEGAAASTEPVPSQLPEASEPYGDVGTESLPAMTRQEIRTAQKGDPVIGPVLHFRSRNQKPCRSERVGGGEQVCLLLKEWRRLTVKDGIMYRCIQDCQRGAVEQLLLPENLRTAVKTALHDDSGHLGFERTLQMIRERFYWPRMFQEIKAWCEQCERCCLRKTPTANLRAPLVSIHSSTPMELVCVDFLTLEKSKGGIENVLIVTDHFSRYAQAYPTKDQKARTVAKVLWRNYFCRFGFPAKLHADQGRNFESAVVKELCKCTGITKTHTTPYHPQGNGTTERFNRTLLNMLGTLEPHLKPRWHEHLDAMTHAYNCTRHDSTGFTPHYLMFGRHPRLPVDLIFGLPTKNEPVEQGGGAVGEEALDVREAGTESDTAEDWMTEDAEENVGRTRAGRTNRQDEHTSTENMDMDAGQMSGGETSGAVVGDNTPQGPSFPRRNPPRNRRLPQKLSCEAQVIKSEGDQEKIRRGWKLWQRVKARRAAGHV